A single region of the Solwaraspora sp. WMMD406 genome encodes:
- the lysS gene encoding lysine--tRNA ligase, with protein MTEHVAVPDDSAEDLPEQMRVRREKRDRLLAQGVEPYPVGYPRTATLAEVRRRFGDLSTDTATGEQVAVTGRVIFVRNTGKLCFATLREGDGTELQVMLSGDRVGAEALEDWKRLIDIGDHVGVTGEVITSRRGELSVLAESWRPTAKALRPLPVAHKPMSEEARVRQRYVDLIVRPEARRTVWTRATALRALRESLHRREFVEVETPMLQLLHGGAAARPFVTHSNALDADLYLRIAPELFLKRCVVGGIDRVFEINRNFRNEGVDSSHSPEFAMLETYEAYGDYDTMARLTRELVQECASAIAGSHVVTHADGSEFDLGGEWRTVTLYGVLSEAVGEEVTVRTDRAQLLRYAEKHDVSVDPKWGPGKLAEELFEELVVPRLQQPTFVRDYPVETSPLTREHRSEPGLAEKWDLYVRGVELATAYSELVDPVVQRDRLVGQARLAAGGDPEAMRLDEDFLRAMEYGMPPAGGMGMGIDRLLMALTGLGIRETILFPLVRPE; from the coding sequence GTGACCGAGCACGTCGCCGTACCCGACGATTCCGCCGAGGATTTGCCCGAACAGATGCGGGTCCGCCGGGAGAAGCGGGACCGGCTGCTGGCCCAAGGCGTCGAACCGTATCCGGTGGGCTATCCCCGGACCGCGACGCTGGCCGAGGTACGGCGGCGCTTCGGTGACCTGTCGACGGACACCGCCACCGGTGAGCAGGTGGCGGTCACCGGCCGGGTGATCTTCGTCCGGAACACCGGCAAGCTCTGTTTCGCGACGTTGCGGGAAGGCGACGGTACGGAGCTGCAGGTGATGCTCTCCGGTGACCGGGTGGGCGCCGAGGCGTTGGAAGACTGGAAGCGTCTGATCGACATCGGTGACCACGTGGGTGTCACCGGAGAGGTGATCACCAGCCGGCGTGGGGAGCTGTCCGTGCTGGCCGAGTCCTGGCGACCCACCGCCAAGGCGTTACGGCCGCTGCCGGTGGCCCACAAGCCGATGAGTGAGGAGGCCCGGGTCCGCCAGCGGTACGTCGATCTGATCGTCCGACCGGAGGCTCGCCGTACGGTGTGGACCCGGGCGACGGCGCTGCGCGCACTGCGGGAGTCCCTGCATCGCCGGGAGTTCGTCGAGGTCGAGACGCCGATGCTGCAGCTGCTGCACGGCGGCGCGGCGGCCCGGCCATTCGTCACGCACAGCAATGCGCTGGATGCTGATCTGTATCTCCGAATCGCTCCGGAGCTTTTCCTGAAGCGTTGCGTGGTGGGTGGCATCGATCGGGTCTTCGAGATCAACCGGAACTTCCGGAATGAAGGTGTCGACTCGTCACACTCGCCCGAGTTCGCGATGCTGGAGACTTACGAAGCGTACGGGGACTACGACACCATGGCGCGGCTGACCCGCGAACTGGTCCAGGAGTGTGCTTCCGCAATCGCCGGGTCACATGTCGTCACCCACGCTGACGGGTCGGAGTTCGACCTAGGCGGAGAGTGGCGGACCGTGACGCTGTACGGCGTGCTGTCGGAAGCTGTCGGTGAGGAAGTCACCGTACGCACCGACCGTGCGCAGTTGCTGCGTTACGCGGAGAAGCACGACGTCTCGGTCGACCCGAAGTGGGGGCCGGGCAAGCTGGCCGAGGAACTCTTCGAGGAATTGGTGGTTCCCCGGCTGCAGCAGCCCACCTTCGTCCGGGACTACCCGGTCGAGACCAGCCCGCTGACCCGCGAGCACCGGTCCGAGCCGGGACTGGCCGAGAAGTGGGACCTCTATGTCCGTGGCGTCGAACTGGCCACCGCCTACAGCGAGCTCGTCGATCCGGTGGTACAGCGGGATCGGCTGGTCGGTCAGGCGAGACTGGCCGCCGGTGGCGACCCCGAGGCGATGCGGCTGGACGAGGACTTCCTCCGGGCGATGGAGTACGGAATGCCGCCGGCCGGGGGCATGGGAATGGGAATCGACCGGTTGCTCATGGCCCTGACCGGCCTGGGTATTCGCGAAACCATCCTCTTCCCTCTGGTCCGGCCGGAGTAG
- a CDS encoding type III pantothenate kinase encodes MLLCIDIGNTNTVLATFSGDKLVHSWRIKTDARSTADELGLMFRGLLAGDAVEVTGVAACSTVPAALRSLRTMLGRYYGDIPSVIVEPGVRTGVQLAIDNPKEVGADRVVNTLAAHSLYGGPSIVVDFGTTTNFDVISARGEFLGGAFAPGIEISFDALAARAAQLRKVEPTRPRSVIGKNTVECLQSGMYFGFAGQVDRIVERMAEELGQLSAVIATGGLAPVVIGECRTITHHEPMITLIGLRMVYERNL; translated from the coding sequence ATGTTGCTCTGTATCGACATCGGAAACACCAACACGGTGCTGGCGACGTTCAGCGGCGACAAGTTGGTGCACTCCTGGCGGATCAAGACGGACGCCCGATCCACCGCCGACGAGCTCGGGTTGATGTTCCGGGGCCTACTCGCCGGCGACGCGGTGGAGGTGACCGGGGTCGCCGCGTGTTCGACGGTGCCGGCGGCGCTGCGGTCGCTGCGGACGATGCTCGGTCGCTACTACGGCGACATCCCCAGCGTGATCGTCGAGCCGGGGGTCCGGACCGGGGTGCAGCTTGCCATCGACAACCCCAAGGAGGTGGGGGCGGACCGGGTGGTCAACACCCTGGCGGCGCACAGCCTGTACGGTGGCCCGTCGATCGTGGTCGACTTCGGGACGACCACGAACTTCGACGTGATCAGCGCACGGGGTGAATTCCTTGGCGGTGCGTTCGCACCCGGCATCGAAATCTCGTTCGACGCACTGGCCGCCCGGGCGGCCCAGCTGCGCAAGGTCGAGCCCACCCGGCCGCGGTCGGTGATCGGCAAGAACACGGTCGAGTGTCTGCAGTCCGGCATGTACTTCGGTTTCGCCGGTCAGGTGGACCGGATCGTGGAGCGGATGGCCGAGGAGTTGGGCCAGCTCAGCGCGGTTATCGCCACCGGTGGACTGGCTCCGGTGGTGATCGGCGAGTGCCGCACGATCACGCATCACGAGCCCATGATCACCTTGATCGGTTTGCGGATGGTCTACGAGCGCAACCTCTGA
- the nadC gene encoding carboxylating nicotinate-nucleotide diphosphorylase, whose amino-acid sequence MLSEATVAAVRACGLDPVAVERIVATALAEDLGPAGVDVTTVATIAADQVGTAEVVARADGVVAGLALIAAVFELVPLDAPADAPAPADAPAPADVPAPADAPAPADAPGAAAVEVRLRVADGDRVPAGTVLASVTGSTRTLLTGERTVLNLISRMSGVATHTRAWAEALAGTTTTVLDTRKTTPGLRLLEKYAVRVGGGGNKRMGLYDTAMVKDNHKLAAGGVAAAYQRIRAAFPEVPVEVEVTTLAEAVEAVEAGAGFLLCDNMAPDLLREVVTEVAGRARLEATGGLTLANAAEYAATGVDHVSVGALTHSSPIMDIALDLHPVASVVPADARSVG is encoded by the coding sequence ATGCTGAGCGAGGCGACCGTCGCCGCCGTACGCGCCTGTGGGCTGGACCCGGTGGCGGTCGAACGGATCGTCGCGACGGCGTTGGCGGAGGATCTGGGTCCGGCCGGGGTGGACGTGACCACGGTGGCCACGATCGCGGCCGATCAGGTCGGCACGGCCGAGGTGGTGGCGCGGGCCGACGGGGTGGTGGCCGGCCTGGCGCTGATCGCGGCGGTGTTCGAGCTGGTCCCGTTGGATGCCCCGGCGGACGCGCCTGCCCCGGCGGACGCGCCTGCCCCGGCGGACGTGCCTGCTCCGGCGGACGCGCCTGCCCCGGCGGACGCGCCTGGCGCGGCTGCGGTCGAGGTGCGGCTGCGGGTCGCGGACGGCGACCGGGTGCCGGCCGGGACCGTCCTGGCGTCGGTGACCGGATCGACCCGCACCCTGCTGACCGGTGAGCGGACCGTGCTCAACCTGATCAGCCGGATGTCCGGGGTGGCGACCCACACCCGGGCCTGGGCCGAGGCGCTCGCCGGGACCACCACGACCGTGCTGGACACCCGGAAGACCACCCCGGGGCTGCGGCTGCTGGAGAAGTACGCGGTCCGGGTCGGGGGTGGGGGCAACAAGCGGATGGGCCTGTACGACACGGCCATGGTCAAGGACAACCACAAGCTGGCCGCCGGCGGGGTGGCCGCCGCGTACCAGCGGATCCGGGCGGCGTTTCCCGAGGTGCCGGTCGAGGTCGAGGTGACCACGCTCGCCGAGGCGGTGGAGGCGGTGGAGGCCGGTGCGGGTTTCCTGCTCTGCGACAACATGGCCCCGGACCTGCTGCGCGAGGTGGTGACCGAGGTGGCCGGCCGGGCCCGGCTGGAGGCGACCGGCGGGCTGACCTTGGCGAACGCGGCCGAGTACGCGGCGACCGGGGTCGACCACGTCTCGGTTGGCGCGCTGACCCACTCCTCCCCGATCATGGACATCGCGCTGGATCTGCACCCGGTGGCGTCGGTCGTGCCGGCCGACGCCCGGTCCGTCGGCTAG
- a CDS encoding L-aspartate oxidase, with product MHPRTPDLPTLPARLAAPEPGWAETTDVVVVGSGIAGLTAALYLREAGLHVTVVTKVNIDDGSTRWAQGGIAAVLDPLDTPAAHAQDTEIAGVGLCDPEAVRVLVEEGPARIRELIRVGAEFDRDAEGVLLLTREGGHRANRIVHAGGDATGAEVQRALHAAVRRDPWIRLVEHALVVDLLRAAPDAASGGRATGGRACGVTLHVLGEGSEDGVGAILARAVVLATGGMGQIFATTTNPAVSTGDGVAVAIRAGAAVADLEFVQFHPTALVVPTGHDPGSGQQPLVSEALRGEGAHLVDADGKRFMLGQHELAELAPRDVVAKGIHRVLTATDADHVFLDARHLGGEFLARRFPTIVASCRAAGIDPGEQLIPVAPAAHYASGGVRTDLSGRTSIPGLYACGEVACTGVHGANRLASNSLLEGLVFARRIARDIACDLPAQAQPVATAGVAAARASVVGAAVREPLQRAMSRGAGVLRSAGSLAGTAEQLRRLAGVDGVPATAGWEATNLMTVATALVAAAYARQETRGCHWRDDFPAAGDDWLGHLVSGLGPAGRPILTWEPSC from the coding sequence ATGCATCCGCGCACTCCCGACCTGCCGACGCTGCCCGCTCGGCTGGCGGCACCGGAGCCCGGCTGGGCGGAGACCACCGACGTGGTGGTCGTCGGGTCCGGGATCGCCGGGCTCACCGCAGCGCTCTATCTGCGCGAAGCCGGCCTGCACGTCACGGTCGTGACCAAGGTCAACATCGACGACGGTTCCACCCGGTGGGCCCAGGGCGGGATCGCCGCCGTGCTCGACCCGCTGGACACGCCGGCGGCGCACGCCCAGGACACCGAGATCGCCGGGGTCGGCCTCTGCGACCCCGAGGCGGTACGGGTCCTGGTGGAGGAAGGGCCGGCCCGGATTCGGGAGCTCATCCGGGTCGGGGCCGAATTCGACCGGGACGCCGAGGGCGTTCTGCTGCTCACCCGGGAGGGCGGGCACCGGGCCAACCGGATCGTGCACGCCGGTGGCGACGCGACCGGGGCCGAGGTGCAGCGGGCGCTGCACGCGGCGGTGCGCCGGGATCCGTGGATCCGGCTGGTGGAGCACGCCCTGGTGGTCGATCTGCTGCGCGCCGCGCCGGACGCGGCCAGCGGTGGCCGTGCCACCGGCGGCCGGGCCTGCGGGGTCACCCTGCACGTGTTGGGCGAGGGCAGTGAGGACGGGGTCGGGGCGATCCTGGCCCGGGCGGTGGTCCTGGCAACCGGCGGGATGGGGCAGATTTTCGCGACCACCACCAATCCGGCGGTCTCCACCGGGGACGGGGTGGCGGTGGCGATCCGGGCCGGCGCGGCAGTGGCCGATCTGGAGTTCGTCCAGTTCCATCCGACCGCGTTGGTGGTGCCGACCGGGCACGACCCGGGGAGCGGGCAGCAGCCGCTGGTGTCGGAGGCGCTGCGGGGCGAAGGCGCCCACCTGGTCGACGCCGACGGCAAGCGGTTCATGCTCGGCCAGCACGAACTGGCCGAACTCGCCCCGCGCGACGTGGTCGCCAAGGGGATACACCGGGTGTTGACGGCGACGGACGCCGACCACGTGTTCCTGGACGCCCGGCACCTCGGTGGCGAGTTCCTCGCCCGACGGTTTCCCACCATCGTGGCCTCCTGCCGGGCTGCCGGGATCGATCCCGGCGAGCAGCTGATCCCGGTCGCCCCGGCCGCCCACTACGCCTCCGGCGGGGTCCGTACCGACCTGTCCGGCCGTACCTCGATTCCCGGCCTGTACGCCTGCGGCGAGGTCGCCTGCACCGGTGTGCACGGTGCCAACCGGCTGGCCAGCAACTCCCTGTTGGAGGGCCTGGTCTTCGCCCGGCGGATCGCCCGGGACATCGCCTGCGACCTACCGGCTCAGGCGCAACCGGTCGCTACGGCCGGCGTGGCCGCCGCCCGCGCTTCGGTGGTCGGGGCGGCCGTCCGGGAACCGTTGCAGCGGGCGATGAGCCGGGGCGCCGGGGTGCTGCGGTCCGCCGGGTCACTGGCGGGCACCGCCGAGCAGCTGCGCCGGCTGGCCGGCGTCGATGGTGTGCCGGCGACCGCCGGGTGGGAGGCGACTAATCTGATGACCGTCGCCACCGCGCTGGTCGCTGCGGCGTACGCCCGGCAGGAGACCCGGGGGTGTCACTGGCGCGACGACTTCCCGGCCGCCGGCGACGACTGGCTGGGACATCTGGTCAGCGGTCTCGGCCCGGCCGGGCGGCCGATTCTCACCTGGGAGCCGTCATGCTGA
- a CDS encoding septum formation family protein → MRRWTAAVALGGALALGLTGCGLPAGVDGELTNDWQPLAEPSPFVPPAEICHPGDFAETAYLSSYSPVDCTAPHRVETVHVGTFGDAVAEAPAPPAQGSPEIRAAYAECDTKTTEYVGADWRSGRLWVGVAVPSPDAWEGGARWFRCDVTEVTNVEDNGGTASRTASLRDALAEPSELHLTCYAVRNDSNGAIDTMPAERCDRPHNAEFAGVWQAPDIAYPTRDADWNQFHTECRKVIGRYAGVPLDGNLQFRTGVISLPGGAAEWAAGNRGVRCYLWLNERNVTRSMKGAGTSGLPIQYE, encoded by the coding sequence ATGCGCCGTTGGACCGCCGCCGTGGCGTTGGGTGGAGCCTTGGCGCTCGGCCTGACCGGCTGTGGCCTACCCGCCGGGGTGGACGGGGAGCTGACCAACGACTGGCAGCCACTCGCCGAGCCCAGCCCGTTCGTGCCGCCGGCCGAGATCTGCCATCCGGGTGACTTCGCCGAGACGGCTTACCTTTCGTCGTACAGCCCGGTCGACTGCACCGCCCCGCACCGGGTCGAGACGGTGCACGTCGGCACGTTCGGCGACGCGGTGGCCGAGGCACCCGCCCCGCCGGCGCAGGGCTCGCCCGAGATCCGCGCCGCGTACGCCGAGTGCGACACCAAGACCACCGAGTACGTCGGCGCGGACTGGCGGTCGGGGCGGCTCTGGGTGGGGGTGGCGGTCCCGTCGCCCGACGCCTGGGAAGGCGGTGCCCGCTGGTTCCGCTGCGACGTGACCGAGGTGACGAACGTGGAGGACAACGGCGGTACGGCCAGCCGTACCGCCAGCCTGCGCGATGCCCTCGCGGAGCCGTCCGAACTGCATCTGACCTGCTACGCGGTACGTAACGACAGCAACGGCGCGATCGACACCATGCCGGCGGAGCGCTGTGACCGGCCACACAACGCCGAGTTCGCCGGGGTGTGGCAGGCGCCCGACATCGCCTACCCGACCCGCGACGCCGACTGGAACCAGTTCCACACCGAGTGTCGCAAGGTGATCGGCCGGTACGCGGGTGTGCCGCTCGACGGCAACCTGCAGTTCCGTACCGGGGTGATCTCGTTGCCGGGCGGGGCCGCCGAGTGGGCGGCCGGCAACCGTGGGGTCCGCTGCTACCTGTGGCTCAACGAGCGCAACGTCACCCGTTCGATGAAGGGTGCCGGCACCTCCGGCCTGCCGATCCAGTACGAGTAG
- the panD gene encoding aspartate 1-decarboxylase: MLRTMLKSKIHRATVTQADLHYVGSVTVDSDLLAAADLLPGEQVAIVDVTNGARLETYVIPGAPGSGVIGINGAAAHLVHPGDLVILIAYGQFTDAEARSFTPRVVHVDAANRVIRLDDDPAGAPAGLAGGPVSRGDALAGSTAVAAGS; this comes from the coding sequence ATGCTCCGTACGATGCTCAAGTCGAAGATCCACCGGGCCACGGTGACCCAGGCAGATCTGCACTACGTCGGCTCGGTGACCGTCGACTCCGACCTGCTCGCGGCGGCCGACCTGCTCCCCGGCGAGCAGGTCGCGATCGTCGACGTGACCAACGGTGCCCGGTTGGAGACGTACGTCATCCCCGGTGCGCCGGGCAGCGGCGTGATCGGGATCAACGGGGCCGCCGCGCACCTTGTGCACCCGGGTGATCTGGTGATTCTCATCGCGTACGGCCAGTTCACCGACGCCGAGGCGCGCTCTTTCACCCCCCGGGTCGTGCATGTCGACGCGGCCAACCGGGTGATCCGGTTGGACGACGACCCGGCCGGTGCCCCGGCAGGGCTGGCCGGCGGTCCGGTGTCGCGCGGCGACGCTCTCGCCGGTTCGACGGCGGTGGCGGCCGGGTCGTAG
- the panC gene encoding pantoate--beta-alanine ligase, producing the protein MSDRSGTATGRSVATTGQSVAPTGRPGAIGDRSVATAGRLQVVWTRAELAALRGRWRGSVAVVMTMGALHEGHATLLRAAVERADHVIVTIFVNPLQFGPTEDFDRYPRTIDDDLEICRTAGVSAVFAPARTEVYPGGEPMVRVNPGPLGEILEGASRPGFFHGVLTVVLKLLQLTRADVAFFGEKDYQQLTLVRRMVRDLDLPVEIVGVPTVREPDGLARSSRNRYLSPSQRLVALGLAAALRAGAGAAAAGGDPDAVRSAARQAFERHTGGGAELDYLALTDPDLGPPGPGPGPGRLLIAARVGDTRLIDNVAVRSIDGVRSTDAGPEGA; encoded by the coding sequence ATGAGCGACCGATCCGGTACGGCCACCGGACGATCCGTGGCGACCACCGGCCAATCTGTGGCTCCCACCGGCCGGCCCGGTGCCATCGGCGATCGGTCCGTCGCGACCGCTGGACGCCTGCAGGTGGTCTGGACCCGGGCCGAGTTGGCCGCGCTGCGCGGCCGGTGGCGTGGATCGGTGGCGGTCGTGATGACCATGGGCGCGTTGCACGAGGGGCACGCCACGCTGCTGCGGGCAGCGGTCGAGCGCGCTGACCACGTGATCGTGACGATCTTCGTCAACCCGCTGCAGTTCGGGCCGACCGAGGACTTCGACCGCTATCCCCGGACGATCGACGACGACCTGGAGATCTGCCGTACGGCCGGGGTCAGCGCGGTGTTCGCCCCCGCCCGCACCGAGGTCTATCCCGGGGGCGAGCCGATGGTCCGGGTCAACCCGGGGCCGCTGGGGGAGATCCTCGAAGGAGCCAGCCGGCCCGGGTTCTTCCACGGCGTACTGACCGTGGTGCTGAAGCTGCTCCAGCTCACCCGCGCCGACGTCGCCTTCTTCGGGGAGAAGGACTACCAGCAGTTGACCCTGGTCCGGCGGATGGTCCGCGATCTCGACCTGCCGGTGGAGATCGTCGGGGTGCCGACGGTGCGGGAACCGGACGGCCTGGCCCGCTCCAGCCGCAATCGTTACCTGTCCCCGTCGCAACGGCTGGTGGCGTTGGGGTTGGCGGCCGCGTTGCGGGCCGGCGCCGGGGCCGCCGCTGCCGGCGGTGACCCGGACGCGGTGCGTTCCGCCGCCCGGCAGGCCTTCGAGCGGCACACCGGCGGCGGTGCCGAACTGGACTACCTGGCGTTGACCGATCCCGATCTCGGGCCACCCGGACCGGGACCGGGGCCGGGTCGGCTGCTCATCGCCGCCCGGGTCGGGGACACCCGACTGATCGACAACGTCGCGGTGCGGTCGATCGACGGGGTGCGGTCGACCGACGCCGGACCGGAAGGTGCCTGA
- a CDS encoding Rossmann-like and DUF2520 domain-containing protein, which yields MSAQVRPTAAPPAVGIIGAGRVGAVLAAALAAAGYPIRAVSRSAPARRGLVRRLLPDVPSGSPAEVARSADLLIVAVPDDALSQVVTDLATAGALRTGQVVAHTSGAHGVAVLAPAVAAGAAPLALHPAMTFTGDPGDLDRLPGVSYGVTTVPELRPLAVRLVAALGGTVEWVAEADRALYHAALAHGANHLVTLVNEAADRLRDAGVGDPARVLRPLLEAALRNALDRGDAALTGPVSRGDAGTVARHLDRLAVTAAESVPSYLALARRTADRAIAAGRLPAGDAVPLLDVLASRETAGFAARRREPVR from the coding sequence ATGAGCGCACAGGTGCGCCCGACAGCGGCACCTCCCGCTGTCGGGATCATCGGCGCCGGCCGAGTGGGCGCGGTACTCGCCGCCGCCCTGGCCGCCGCCGGCTATCCGATCCGCGCGGTTTCCCGATCCGCCCCGGCGCGCCGGGGTCTCGTTCGACGGCTGTTGCCCGACGTGCCCAGCGGGTCTCCCGCCGAGGTGGCCCGATCAGCCGACCTGCTGATCGTCGCGGTGCCCGACGACGCCCTTTCCCAGGTGGTCACCGACCTGGCCACCGCCGGAGCGCTGCGGACCGGCCAGGTGGTGGCGCACACCTCCGGCGCCCACGGGGTGGCGGTGCTGGCCCCGGCCGTCGCGGCCGGTGCGGCCCCGTTGGCGTTGCACCCGGCGATGACGTTCACCGGTGATCCGGGTGATCTGGACCGGCTTCCCGGCGTCAGCTACGGGGTGACCACGGTGCCCGAGTTGCGTCCGCTGGCCGTCCGGCTCGTCGCGGCGCTCGGCGGCACCGTCGAGTGGGTGGCCGAGGCGGACCGCGCACTCTACCACGCGGCGCTTGCCCACGGCGCGAACCACCTCGTCACCTTGGTCAACGAGGCCGCCGACCGGTTGCGGGACGCCGGGGTCGGTGATCCGGCCCGGGTGCTGCGTCCGCTGTTGGAGGCCGCGCTGCGCAACGCGCTGGACCGGGGCGACGCGGCGTTGACCGGGCCGGTGTCGCGCGGCGACGCCGGCACCGTGGCCCGGCACCTGGACCGGTTGGCCGTCACCGCCGCGGAAAGCGTGCCCAGCTACCTGGCGCTCGCCCGGCGGACCGCCGACCGGGCGATCGCCGCCGGCCGGCTGCCGGCCGGCGACGCCGTACCACTGCTGGACGTGCTGGCCAGCCGCGAGACCGCCGGCTTCGCCGCGCGGCGGCGGGAGCCGGTGCGATGA
- a CDS encoding SAM-dependent methyltransferase, which produces MTWRDAITAALYGPAGFYLAGRHGSEPAGRHGSDAGLPGPPVPAAHFRTSAQIGAGFSRAVLSLLERLDTLLGHPDPIDVVDVGAGGGELLTALHDDASRPLRARLRLTGVDLAGRPQRLPAAIGWRDRLPSAVTGLIVATEWLDNVPFDIAGHDDDGELRYLLVDPASGRQRPGNPLRSADADWLARWWPPVPPGGTVELGRSRDEAWAGAVRALRRGAAVAVDYGHRYAERPPTATVTGFRAGREVPPVPDGSCDITAHVAIDAVAAAGSAAAGGTPYTLLRQRDALRAVGVHGRRPPLRLASTDARGYLAALAAATVDAELTDPAGLGAHWWLIQPVGLAEPGQRLLPGGTGPDAPGPDAPGPDST; this is translated from the coding sequence CTGACCTGGCGGGACGCGATCACCGCCGCGCTGTACGGACCGGCCGGCTTCTACCTAGCTGGGCGGCACGGCTCCGAGCCGGCTGGGCGGCACGGCTCCGACGCCGGGCTACCCGGCCCGCCGGTGCCCGCCGCGCACTTCCGGACCAGCGCGCAGATCGGCGCCGGCTTCAGCCGAGCCGTGCTGAGCCTCCTCGAACGGCTCGACACGCTGCTCGGGCACCCCGACCCGATCGACGTCGTCGACGTCGGGGCCGGCGGCGGCGAACTCCTCACCGCGCTGCACGACGACGCATCCCGGCCGCTGCGGGCCCGGCTCCGGCTGACCGGCGTGGACCTGGCCGGCCGACCGCAGCGGCTACCCGCCGCGATCGGCTGGCGCGACCGCCTGCCGTCGGCGGTCACCGGGCTGATCGTCGCGACCGAATGGCTGGACAACGTGCCGTTCGACATCGCCGGGCACGACGACGACGGAGAGCTGCGATACCTGCTGGTCGACCCGGCCAGCGGTCGGCAGCGGCCAGGGAATCCGCTGCGGTCGGCCGACGCCGACTGGCTGGCCCGCTGGTGGCCACCGGTGCCGCCCGGCGGCACCGTCGAACTGGGGCGGAGCCGGGACGAGGCGTGGGCGGGCGCGGTACGGGCGCTGCGCCGTGGAGCGGCGGTGGCGGTCGACTACGGCCACCGGTACGCCGAGCGTCCGCCGACCGCCACGGTCACCGGGTTCCGGGCCGGCCGGGAGGTGCCCCCCGTACCCGATGGGTCCTGCGACATCACCGCTCACGTCGCGATCGACGCGGTCGCGGCGGCCGGATCGGCGGCGGCCGGCGGTACGCCGTACACGCTGCTGCGTCAGCGCGACGCCCTGCGGGCCGTGGGGGTACACGGCCGGCGACCGCCGCTGCGGCTCGCCAGCACCGACGCGCGCGGCTACCTGGCCGCGCTCGCCGCCGCGACCGTCGACGCCGAGTTGACCGACCCGGCCGGCCTCGGTGCCCACTGGTGGCTGATCCAGCCGGTCGGCCTGGCCGAGCCCGGACAGCGGTTGCTCCCCGGCGGCACGGGACCCGACGCACCGGGACCCGACGCACCGGGACCCGACAGCACGTGA
- a CDS encoding NADH-quinone oxidoreductase subunit D, with translation MDADTGTPPVSQHAGALRELTVGTGAGLDTADMVLNIGPQHPSTHGVLRLKLVLDGERVVSCEPMVGYMHRGAEKLFEVRDYRQIIMLANRHDWLSAFANELGVALAVERMMGIEVPDRAVWLRTALAELNRVLNHLMFLGSYPLEIGALTPVFYSFRERETLQAVMEEVSGGRMHYMFNRVGGLKEEVPAGWTRRAREAIGQVESRMPDLDRLIRRNEIFLARTVGVGVLDAATAAAFGASGPVARASGLDFDLRRDEPYLAYGELSVPVVTRTTGDCHARFEVLLDQVYASLDLARQCLDRVDQISGPVNVRLPKVVKAPEGHTYAWTENPLGVNGYYLVSRGEKTPWRLKLRTASYANVAALATLIPGSLVPDLVAILGSMFFVVGDIDK, from the coding sequence ATGGACGCCGATACCGGTACGCCGCCGGTGAGCCAGCACGCCGGGGCACTGCGCGAACTGACCGTGGGCACCGGCGCGGGCCTGGACACCGCCGACATGGTGCTCAACATCGGCCCGCAGCATCCCTCCACACACGGCGTACTGCGGCTCAAGCTGGTCCTCGACGGCGAGCGGGTCGTCTCCTGCGAGCCGATGGTCGGCTACATGCACCGGGGCGCCGAGAAGCTGTTCGAGGTCCGCGACTACCGGCAGATCATCATGCTGGCCAACCGGCACGACTGGTTGTCCGCCTTCGCCAACGAACTTGGCGTGGCACTCGCCGTCGAACGGATGATGGGCATCGAGGTGCCGGACCGGGCGGTCTGGCTGCGTACCGCGCTGGCCGAGCTGAACCGGGTGCTCAACCACCTGATGTTCCTCGGCTCCTACCCGCTGGAGATCGGCGCGCTCACCCCGGTGTTCTACTCGTTCCGGGAACGGGAGACCCTGCAGGCCGTGATGGAGGAGGTCTCCGGCGGCCGGATGCACTACATGTTCAACCGGGTGGGCGGGCTCAAGGAGGAAGTGCCGGCCGGCTGGACGCGCCGGGCCCGCGAAGCGATCGGCCAGGTCGAGTCCCGGATGCCGGATCTGGACCGGTTGATCCGCCGCAACGAGATCTTCCTGGCCCGTACGGTCGGGGTCGGGGTGCTGGACGCCGCCACCGCCGCCGCGTTCGGTGCCTCCGGGCCGGTCGCCCGAGCCAGCGGACTCGACTTCGACCTGCGCCGCGACGAGCCCTACCTGGCCTACGGCGAACTCTCCGTGCCGGTGGTCACCCGTACCACCGGTGACTGCCACGCCCGGTTCGAGGTTCTGCTCGATCAGGTGTACGCCTCGCTCGACCTGGCCCGACAATGTCTGGACCGGGTGGACCAGATCAGCGGACCGGTCAACGTCCGGCTACCCAAAGTGGTCAAGGCCCCCGAGGGGCACACCTACGCGTGGACCGAGAACCCGCTCGGCGTCAACGGCTACTACCTGGTCTCCCGGGGGGAGAAGACGCCGTGGCGGCTCAAGCTGCGGACCGCGTCGTACGCGAACGTCGCCGCGCTGGCGACGCTGATCCCCGGCAGCCTGGTACCTGACCTGGTGGCGATCCTCGGCTCGATGTTCTTCGTGGTCGGTGACATCGACAAGTGA